The DNA window ATATCCAATTGTGCCTTTAACTGCAAATGAGCTGCCTTCAGTTTCAGGATGGTTTTTCCTGCCTGCTTCAGACGACATTATCTTTGCTAAACCGAAGTCTGTAACATGTCCAACCAAATCATCATCTAGAAGTATGTTGCTTGGTTTAATGTCACAATGAACTATCCGTGGATCAATATGATCGTGAAGATATTCCAATGCCTGTGCAACGTCAAGAGCAATGTTgagtcttttcatcaaacttagaTTTCTTCTGATCTTGCTATTTGTCGTTTTGTCTCGATGCAGCCAGTCATCTAAACTCCCATTGCAAATATATTCTAGGACAAGTGCCTTGAATTCATTACCATTATGGTCGAAGCCACTGCACACGGTGATCACCTTCACCAATTTCCGGTGGTGGATCCTCTTTAGAGCATTACACTCAGCTAAAAAGCTTCTACTAGCTCTTTGTTGGCCAAGATCAAGAACCTTGATTGCTACGGTAGCTAAATTCTCACCAAAAGTTAAATTTCCAAAGTACACTTTGCCAGAGCTTCCAGAACCAATCAAATTTGCTGGAGAGAATGATCCTGTTGCTTTATGTAGCTCGGCATAGGATATTCTCTCATGCTCCTCATTAAAGAATAGGTACTCATGATGAACAAAAGTTGATGTGGTCCTTCTCTTAATAAAGCAATAAGCAGTTACGGAGCATACACAAAAGATGAATAATCCAATAGCTCCAAAGATAAATATGTGCAATCGATGCGGTGAAGCCTTGTGAGAAGGTATAGATGGGCATGAATGGAGTTGCAAGAATGGAGGACCACCACATAGCATGGTGTTACCTGTGACCGACAATATAGTGGAATTAGAAAAGACACCTGCATCTGGCACAGGACCAGATAGGTTATTGAAGGACAGGTTTAGATAGCTTAGAGATCTAATGCCCTCTAGAAATTTGGGTATGGGTCCTGTTAAGTTATTGCTCGAGAGATCCAATTTTTCAAGCACTCCCAGAGTACTCAACCCTTTTGGGATTTGCTCTTGCAGTAGATTTCCTTGTAAGTATAGGAATCGCAGTTGGACACAACCCTCAATAGCCTCTGGGATTTCACCATCTAGCTTATTCATTGATAGGTCCATTGTGTCGAGGCTCTTCAAGTGCCCAATCTGTGTTGGAATTGCCCCACTTAGAGCATTTCTGGAAAGGTTAAGAAGTATGGTCAGGGAAGGAATACTAAATATCTCCAGTGGGATTTGGCCCGTCAACAGGTTACAAGAAAGATCCATGGATTCAATATTCGATAATTTTCCAAGGCTTGGAGGAATGCTGTTGTTCAGAAAGTTATTAGATAGAGAAAGAGTAACCAGTACTGTGACATTGCCTATTGATTGTGGAATCTGCCCTTCAAATCCATTATGACTCAGATCAAGACTCTCGAGACTAGAAAGCTTGCCAATATCTATAGGTAAGGTGCCTGTAAATAGGTTATCCTCAAGGGTAAGCTTTGTAAGGTTTCGGAACATCCCTACCCAAGATATGGTCCCGGCTATGTGATTTGTGCCAATTGTAAGCCACTCGAGTTTTCGAGATAGGTTGGCGATACTAACCGGCATAACACCTGAAAAGTTGTTTTGTTCGAGGTCTATTCTTATCAAGTTGCTACAGTTGGTTAAGGATGTGATAAACTCCCAATCCGTAGGCTTTGTGGTTTGTAGTTCATTGTAGCCTACCGAAAAAAACTTCAATTTACCGTGAATACCAATGTCCCGTGGGATCAAACCATGATATCGGTTTCCATGAAGCATAAGATAATGGAGTTCAGATGCATTTGATAAGGAGGCTGGTATTGGACCCTCAAAGTAATTGTTCTCGAATGTGGCCAAAGTAAATAGCTTGGGAAGCTTAAAGCCAATATCAAGTGGCAGTGATCCTATAAGCTGGTTGAAGCCAAGACCTAAGGTAGTGATAGACGAAATATTGAAGAGTGATGGAGGAACAGGGCCGTCAAGCTTGTTATTCATTACATCAAACTTCGTGAGGTTACTTAACTTACATAAATCTGCAGGGATGTTGCCACTGAAGTTGTTATTCACAAGATACAAATCAGTCAATGATGTTAGGTTGCTCAACCAGCTGGGGATTTGGCCCTGAAAGGAGTTTCCCCCAATTCTAAGGATCATTAGCGTTGTGACATTAAATAGTGTCGTGGGAATTTCGCCAGTCAGATTGTTGTGGTTGACATTGAAAATTTTGAGCTTTGATAGGTGACCCAGAGGAGTAGGGACAGAACCAGACAAGTGGTTACTGCTCAAATTCATAGTACGAAGTCTTCTACAATTGCCAAGGCTGGAGGGAATATCACCTACCAGGTTATTGGACGATAGATCAATGAAGTGGAGGTATGTGAGGTTGCCGATGTCTTGAGAGATGGTGCCTCCAAGGCCATAGCCATGCAGATCTATGGCAGTGACATGGCCAGGGTGGCGACGGTCGCCGCAGGTCACGCCAGTCCATTTGCAGAAATTAGGAACTGGTTTGCTGGTGTCGTTGCTTGCTGCATCCCATGACGACAGTGCATCACTTGTTATGTGGGATTTGAGGGATAAGAGCGCCAAGAGATCATGGTGGCTAGGGTTAGGAGATGGAGAGGTGGATGTAACAAAGAGGATATTGGTGATAAGAGTGAGCATGGAGATCTGCCATGTACATAGGCTGGGAATCATCTTATGGATCTTCATTCTTCAGCAAGGTGATGGTTGTATTGTGGTTTGTCTGCACTTTGCCGTGGCTGCCTGGTGCGCCTTCCATCTCTGGGGGTGGAAGTCGTTAAATAAGGCATGAATATTTGCAGTAGTAGCCCAATCATCAACAGGAACCTGGTAAAAATTTTAAATGATTACTACATTTTTTTCAATTCAAATGACTGAAAATATTTTATCTTTGAAAAGTATTATAGATAGCATCTCTATCTGGGAAATAAATGTGGGACAACCATCAACGTGACATGCAAGAAAAGGATGGCACATGACATGACCAAACGTTGGACTATTCAAATGACACAGCTATAGATAGAAATCGCACTGTAGTGAAGTATGAAAGCTTGACAGCAGCAATAATTCAGTAGTAGATAAGAAAAGAGTGTCAGGTCGAAATCATTATGGCATTTCTACACATGAATTTTGTCATTCCTCTGTGTGGTTTGTGATTTGTAACTTTTCTTTCGGTTGGTTCCACACCGATAGGAATACTTTGCCATCAGTGTTAGGCTAGTAACAATAAACCAGTTCAGTTCAGCACGGGTGAAGTACTTTGTGTCTTTGATTCAGTAGGAGCTATTAAAGGTGATTTTTTCCTTCAAGTTTTTTTAACAAAGATACTCAAAAGGTGCCTCATATTTGATATTCATCAAGAGAAACAATATATAATAGAGAGTATAAAATGATAACTTGGCACAAAACAGCCTCTAAGAAAAATAAGAGAGTACATAAAGACCAACCTCTACTCATCTTATTCCTTCGTTCGTTTAGCGCATGCTAGAGATTGAGCTCACACTAACAGATAGAAAGGCAAAGGGATACCTGCAAACACCTTCCCCATACAAAACTTGGAAGACCACAAAAGCTACCTGTTGCTGGCGGTAAGATCTAGTATCCATTAAAAGAACATTATCTGAAGAAACTCTCCTAAGGAACGTAGACTTACAATCCTTTACCACCAGAATATTAGGGCCGCTTGTTAGACACTTTAAGGAAGCACAAACATATACATGTTAGTTGGGCAGGCAGATCATGCTAGAGAGGGGCACACCCTCGTGAGGCTAGATGTTTACCGCTGGTCCCTGTACCGAATCAGTGGTGAAAGCAAGGATATTTTTCATCAATGTTTTTTCTCCAGAACCGACCATGAAAATGATTTTCATTGCCAATTTTATTACGAATGGGTGGTGATATGTTATCAGTTACCACCTATGGTTTTAATAAAACTGGCGGTGAAAATATCATCGGCGAAAACTATTTTGTAGTAGTGAATAGAAGCTAAACTCTTTTGTGGAGACGGGACCTACTAAAGCATTAATTTGAATTCAACACCAAAATTTGAACTACGC is part of the Miscanthus floridulus cultivar M001 chromosome 9, ASM1932011v1, whole genome shotgun sequence genome and encodes:
- the LOC136484080 gene encoding probable LRR receptor-like serine/threonine-protein kinase At3g47570; amino-acid sequence: MKIHKMIPSLCTWQISMLTLITNILFVTSTSPSPNPSHHDLLALLSLKSHITSDALSSWDAASNDTSKPVPNFCKWTGVTCGDRRHPGHVTAIDLHGYGLGGTISQDIGNLTYLHFIDLSSNNLVGDIPSSLGNCRRLRTMNLSSNHLSGSVPTPLGHLSKLKIFNVNHNNLTGEIPTTLFNVTTLMILRIGGNSFQGQIPSWLSNLTSLTDLYLVNNNFSGNIPADLCKLSNLTKFDVMNNKLDGPVPPSLFNISSITTLGLGFNQLIGSLPLDIGFKLPKLFTLATFENNYFEGPIPASLSNASELHYLMLHGNRYHGLIPRDIGIHGKLKFFSVGYNELQTTKPTDWEFITSLTNCSNLIRIDLEQNNFSGVMPVSIANLSRKLEWLTIGTNHIAGTISWVGMFRNLTKLTLEDNLFTGTLPIDIGKLSSLESLDLSHNGFEGQIPQSIGNVTVLVTLSLSNNFLNNSIPPSLGKLSNIESMDLSCNLLTGQIPLEIFSIPSLTILLNLSRNALSGAIPTQIGHLKSLDTMDLSMNKLDGEIPEAIEGCVQLRFLYLQGNLLQEQIPKGLSTLGVLEKLDLSSNNLTGPIPKFLEGIRSLSYLNLSFNNLSGPVPDAGVFSNSTILSVTGNTMLCGGPPFLQLHSCPSIPSHKASPHRLHIFIFGAIGLFIFCVCSVTAYCFIKRRTTSTFVHHEYLFFNEEHERISYAELHKATGSFSPANLIGSGSSGKVYFGNLTFGENLATVAIKVLDLGQQRASRSFLAECNALKRIHHRKLVKVITVCSGFDHNGNEFKALVLEYICNGSLDDWLHRDKTTNSKIRRNLSLMKRLNIALDVAQALEYLHDHIDPRIVHCDIKPSNILLDDDLVGHVTDFGLAKIMSSEAGRKNHPETEGSSFAVKGTIGYIPPEYGSGCDVSTDGDTYSYGVLLLEMFTGRRPTDSFNDGVPNLVSFVKMAYPINLLEILDVTASYSRNTDTQAILDILVYPVFRVALACCNDSPRQRMKMHDIVEELNAIKMACAVQMPYS